From Tachypleus tridentatus isolate NWPU-2018 chromosome 8, ASM421037v1, whole genome shotgun sequence, a single genomic window includes:
- the LOC143222921 gene encoding nose resistant to fluoxetine protein 6-like isoform X2, with translation MQFFLISPVIFLPLYRKPVIGKSLLLSGILTSAIILAIITPLLNQMPVLLASVADHSVQMEFLHLVITMPYTHLGTYCIGMATGYLIYTYNEKKLRMNSVLVLFGWILAITCNMAIVFGLYEWNSNNSLPNKVAATFYAALSRIGWSLGLAWLTVVCLYGYGGIINSFLSWKGFIPLSRMTYVVYIIQPAWIGTFRSHLRSTLYYSNVFVAYIFIAYITISYITGFLIGLFYQTPFLNLEKLVLSRTTDEKRDSVDEGKHISTQTSV, from the exons GAAACCTGTGATTGGAAAAAGTTTACTTCTGTCAGGGATACTTACATCTGCCATTATCCTTGCTATCATAACACCGTTATTGAACCAAATGCCCGTTTTGCTGGCTTCTGTAGCAGATCACAG TGTTCAGATGGAGTTTTTACATCTGGTCATTACGATGCCATACACACATCTGGGAACATATTGTATTGGGATGGCAACAGGTTACCTGATCTATACTTACAACGAAAAGAAACTTCGAATGAACTCA GTTCTGGTTTTGTTTGGTTGGATTCTTGCTATAACTTGTAACATGGCCATTGTGTTTGGACTATATGAATGGAACAGCAATAACAGTTTGCCGAACAAAGTAGCTGCAACTTTTTACGCTGCACTCAGTCGTATAGGTTGGTCTCTGGGTTTGGCCTGGCTAACAGTCGTCTGTCTATATGGATATGgag GGATCATCAATAGCTTTCTGAGCTGGAAGGGTTTTATTCCTTTAAGTCGGATGACATACGTTGTGTACATAATTCAACCAGCATGGATTGGTACCTTCCGCAGTCACCTCAGGAGTACTTTATATTACAGCAATGTTTTTGTA GCCTACATTTTTATCGCCTACATAACGATTTCATACATTACGGGTTTTTTGATTGGGCTGTTCTACCAAACACCATTCCTGAACCTAGAAAAGCTCGTACTTAGCAGAACTACTGACGAAAAACGAGATTCGGTCGACGAAGGAAAGCATATCAGTACCCAAACCTCAGTTTAA
- the LOC143222921 gene encoding nose resistant to fluoxetine protein 6-like isoform X3, with translation MQFFLISPVIFLPLYRKPVIGKSLLLSGILTSAIILAIITPLLNQMPVLLASVADHSVQMEFLHLVITMPYTHLGTYCIGMATGYLIYTYNEKKLRMNSVLVLFGWILAITCNMAIVFGLYEWNSNNSLPNKVAATFYAALSRIGWSLGLAWLTVVCLYGYGGIINSFLSWKGFIPLSRMTYVVYIIQPAWIGTFRSHLRSTLYYSNVFVWTRVLGSKYQPTVAESCARVDIPTTCSRLVC, from the exons GAAACCTGTGATTGGAAAAAGTTTACTTCTGTCAGGGATACTTACATCTGCCATTATCCTTGCTATCATAACACCGTTATTGAACCAAATGCCCGTTTTGCTGGCTTCTGTAGCAGATCACAG TGTTCAGATGGAGTTTTTACATCTGGTCATTACGATGCCATACACACATCTGGGAACATATTGTATTGGGATGGCAACAGGTTACCTGATCTATACTTACAACGAAAAGAAACTTCGAATGAACTCA GTTCTGGTTTTGTTTGGTTGGATTCTTGCTATAACTTGTAACATGGCCATTGTGTTTGGACTATATGAATGGAACAGCAATAACAGTTTGCCGAACAAAGTAGCTGCAACTTTTTACGCTGCACTCAGTCGTATAGGTTGGTCTCTGGGTTTGGCCTGGCTAACAGTCGTCTGTCTATATGGATATGgag GGATCATCAATAGCTTTCTGAGCTGGAAGGGTTTTATTCCTTTAAGTCGGATGACATACGTTGTGTACATAATTCAACCAGCATGGATTGGTACCTTCCGCAGTCACCTCAGGAGTACTTTATATTACAGCAATGTTTTTGTA tGGACTCGTGTGCTAGGATCGAAATACCAGCCAACTGTAGCGGAATCGTGTGCTAGAGTTGATATACCAACCACTTGTAGTAGACTCGTGTGTTAG